In a single window of the Bufo bufo chromosome 5, aBufBuf1.1, whole genome shotgun sequence genome:
- the LOC121002664 gene encoding sialidase-like has translation MDKITKDASPTRYAVFHELTGKLPIRGDSANFSMFSTAHDPHSPPSSPCSPLLSDPHSPPSSPLLSDPHSPPSSPLLSDPRSSLSFPCSPLLSDPHSPLSSPLPSDPHSSPSSPLFSDPHSSPSSSLFSDPHSPLSSPCSPLLSDPHSPLSSPLPSDPHSSPSSPLFSDPHSSPSSPLFSDPHSSPSSPLFSDPHSPLSSPCSSLLSDPRSSLSSPCSPLLSDPRSSLSFPCSPLLSDPHSPLSSPLLSDPHSSPSFPLLSDPHSPFSSPCSPLLSDPHSPLSSPCSSLLSDPRSSLSSPCSPLLSDPRSSLSFPCSPLLSDPHSPLSSPLLSDPHSSPSFPLLCDPHSPFSSPCSPLLSDPHSPFSSPCSPLLSDPHYSLSSPCSPLLSDTHSPQ, from the exons ATGGATAAAATAACAAAGGACGCTAGTCCTACAAGATATGCCGTTTTCCACGAGCTGACCGGAAAGTTGCCGATACGTGGAGACTCAGCCAAC TTCTCCATGTTCTCAACTGCTCA TGATCCTCATTCTCCACCCAGTTCTCCATGTTCTCCACTGCTCAGTGATCCTCATTCTCCACCCAGTTCTCCACTACTCAGTGATCCTCATTCTCCACCCAGTTCTCCACTACTCAGTGATCCTCGTTCTTCACTGAGTTTTCCATGTTCTCCACTGCTCAGTGATCCTCATTCTCCACTCAGTTCTCCACTGCCCAGTGATCCTCATTCTTCACCCAGTTCTCCACTGTTCAGTGATCCTCATTCTTCACCCAGTTCTTCACTGTTCAGTGATCCTCATTCTCCACTCAGTTCTCCATGTTCTCCACTGCTCAGTGATCCTCATTCTCCACTCAGTTCTCCACTGCCCAGTGATCCTCATTCTTCACCCAGTTCTCCACTGTTCAGTGATCCTCATTCTTCACCCAGTTCTCCACTGTTCAGTGATCCTCATTCTTCACCCAGTTCTCCACTGTTCAGTGATCCTCATTCTCCACTCAGTTCTCCATGTTCCTCACTACTCAGTGATCCTCGTTCTTCACTCAGTTCTCCATGTTCTCCACTGCTCAGTGATCCTCGTTCTTCACTGAGTTTTCCATGTTCTCCACTGCTCAGTGATCCTCATTCTCCACTCAGTTCTCCACTGCTCAGTGATCCTCATTCTTCACCCAGTTTTCCACTGCTCAGTGATCCTCATTCTCCATTCAGTTCTCCATGTTCTCCACTGCTCAGTGATCCTCATTCTCCACTCAGTTCTCCATGTTCCTCACTACTCAGTGATCCTCGTTCTTCACTCAGTTCTCCATGTTCTCCACTGCTCAGTGATCCTCGTTCTTCACTGAGTTTTCCATGTTCTCCACTGCTCAGTGATCCTCATTCTCCACTCAGTTCTCCACTGCTCAGTGATCCTCATTCTTCACCCAGTTTTCCACTGCTCTGTGATCCTCATTCTCCATTCAGTTCTCCATGTTCTCCACTGCTCAGTGATCCTCATTCTCCATTCAGTTCTCCATGTTCTCCACTGCTCAGTGATCCTCATTATTCACTCAGTTCTCCATGTTCTCCACTGCTCAGTGATACTCATTCTCCTCAGTGA
- the LOC121000952 gene encoding zinc finger protein 436-like translates to MAGGPEVVAPVTFEEVAVYFTQEEWDRLNARQRRLYQEVMMENFELVTSVGLLLRRVNRPHLEPEEATKVSKRRGRRPKSYGGRPVLRAVKEEEKELSPSTQSDMKGHSYIGSDFWESPGLSFDTLPSHLQGSDLNGNTLKSSRLSADRPYSCSDCHRSFIRKSHLTSHQRTHRGERPYPCEICGKSFHYRHHLVGHKRIHTGEKLFSCEYCGIGFNHKGNYQTHQRLHTGERPFSCDLCGKSFNRKADLITHCRIHTGERPFTCSDCGKSFSRKQHLVNHRRRHTGETPFPCDQCQKRFAHRKALLRHKEAVHSTERPHSCPDCGKGFACRSHLLTHQRAHQNGAGSCGGEEKPFSCAQCRSSFEAQPHLQAHRKTRKGVSGDRPFICSDCGKGFNTRKYLSRHQKIHTGERPFRCNVCGDRFSQKPNLERHKNIHSGQRPFTCLVCGGSFYKKHNLVRHQRIHTGERLHSSCKVPQPVTPSSGESCLHGGDTAENPSSSVCNHHHSEH, encoded by the exons ATGGCGGGGGGGCCGGAG GTCGTTGCCCCGGTGACGTTTGAGGAGGTGGCGGTATATTTCACGCAGGAGGAGTGGGATCGGCTGAACGCTCGGCAGCGACGCTTGTATCAGGAAGTCATGATGGAGAACTTTGAGCTGGTGACCTCCGTGG GTCTCCTCCTTCGTAGGGTTAATCGGCCTCATCTGGAACCGGAAGAGGCAACCAAAGTGTCTAAAAGAAGAGGAAGGCGCCCAAAGTCATATGGGG GGAGGCCTGTATTACGTGCTGTaaaagaagaggagaaggagctgtCGCCGTCCACGCAGTCTGACATGAAGGGCCACAGCTACATCG GTAGTGATTTTTGGGAGTCTCCCGGCCTCTCATTTGACACCCTGCCGTCCCATCTCCAGGGGTCGGACCTGAATGGCAATACCCTGAAGAGCTCCCGCTTATCTGCGGACAGACCGTACTCCTGCTCAGATTGTCACCGCAGCTTCATTCGAAAGTCCCACTTGACCAGCCATCAGCGGACTCACCGCGGAGAACGCCCCTACCCCTGTGAGATATGTGGCAAGAGCTTCCACTACCGCCACCACCTGGTGGGCCACAAACGCATCCACACGGGGGAGAAGCTGTTCTCCTGCGAATACTGCGGAATCGGGTTTAACCATAAAGGGAACTACCAGACTCACCAGCGGCTGCACACCGGAGAGAGGCCCTTCTCATGTGACCTGTGTGGTAAAAGCTTCAACCGGAAGGCCGACCTGATCACACACTGTCGGATCCACACAGGGGAAAGGCCATTCACGTGTTCTGATTGCGGGAAGAGCTTTAGCCGTAAGCAGCACTTGGTGAACCACAGGCGCAGACACACGGGCGAGACCCCATTCCCCTGTGACCAGTGCCAGAAGAGGTTTGCCCATCGGAAGGCTTTGCTGCGGCACAAGGAAGCGGTTCACTCTACGGAGCGACCGCACAGCTGCCCAGACTGTGGGAAAGGATTTGCCTGCCGTTCGCACCTCCTCACCCACCAGCGTGCTCATCAGAATGGCGCTGGCAGCTGTGGGGGTGAAGAAAAACCATTTTCCTGCGCCCAGTGCCGCAGCAGCTTTGAAGCTCAGCCGCACCTACAGGCGCATAGGAAAACCCGCAAGGGTGTGTCCGGTGATCGACCTTTCATCTGTTCGGACTGTGGGAAAGgattcaataccagaaaatacttGAGCCGGCATCAGAAGATTCACACCGGCGAGCGGCCATTCCGGTGCAATGTGTGCGGAGACCGCTTTAGTCAGAAGCCTAACCTTGAGCGGCACAAGAACATCCACAGTGGGCAGCGGCCCTTCACCTGCCTGGTATGTGGTGGAAGCTTCTACAAGAAGCACAACCTTGTACGTCACCAGAGGATACACACGGGGGAGAGGCTGCACTCCAGCTGTAAGGTgccccagcccgtcaccccctctTCAGGGGAGAGCTGCCTGCATGGTGGGGACACCGCAGAAAACCCGTCAAGTAGCGTCTGTAACCACCATCACTCCGAGCACTGA